A section of the Amycolatopsis sp. AA4 genome encodes:
- a CDS encoding helix-turn-helix domain-containing protein, with protein sequence MADEVCRTRVVLEIVGDKWALLIVRMLRDGPRRFTELKREIEGISQRMLTVTLRDLERDGILTRTVHNVMPPHVSYELTAMGRTLREATAPLLEWSVEHLPKIEKARADYDAR encoded by the coding sequence ATGGCCGACGAGGTGTGCCGGACCCGTGTGGTCCTCGAGATCGTGGGGGACAAGTGGGCGCTGCTGATCGTCCGCATGCTGCGCGACGGCCCGCGGCGGTTCACGGAACTCAAAAGGGAGATCGAGGGCATCAGTCAGCGCATGCTCACCGTGACCCTGCGGGATCTGGAACGCGACGGAATTCTCACGCGGACTGTCCACAATGTCATGCCGCCGCACGTTTCCTACGAACTGACGGCCATGGGCCGGACTCTTCGCGAAGCGACGGCACCCTTGCTGGAATGGAGCGTCGAGCATTTGCCGAAAATCGAAAAGGCCCGCGCGGACTACGACGCTCGCTGA